The following proteins come from a genomic window of Malus sylvestris chromosome 4, drMalSylv7.2, whole genome shotgun sequence:
- the LOC126619182 gene encoding protein HEADING DATE 3A, whose product MPRDRDPLVVGRVVGDVLDPFTRSVSLRVTYGNKEVNNGCELKPSQVVHQPRVDTGGDDLRTFYTLVMVDPDAPSPSDPNLKEYLHWLVTDIPATTAASFGQEIVCYESPRPTVGIHRFVFVLFRQLGRQTVYAPGWRQNFNTRDFAELYNLGLPVAAVYFNCQRESGSGGRRR is encoded by the exons atgcctCGGGACAGGGACCCCCTTGTTGTTGGACGAGTGGTAGGTGATGTTTTAGACCCCTTCACAAGGTCCGTTTCTCTGAGGGTGACGTACGGCAATAAGGAGGTTAACAATGGTTGTGAGCTCAAACCTTCTCAAGTTGTCCACCAACCTAGAGTTGATACTGGTGGTGACGATCTCAGGACTTTCTACACTCTG GTCATGGTGGATCCTGATGCACCCAGCCCAAGTGACCCCAACCTAAAGGAATATTTGCATTG GCTGGTTACGGATATTCCAGCAACAACTGCGGCAAGCTTCG GGCAAGAGATCGTGTGTTACGAAAGTCCACGGCCAACAGTTGGGATTCATCGCTTTGTTTTTGTGCTGTTTCGCCAATTGGGTAGGCAAACAGTGTATGCTCCGGGATGGCGCCAAAACTTCAATACCAGAGACTTCGCCGAGCTTTATAATCTTGGATTACCGGTGGCTGCCGTCTATTTTAACTGCCAAAGGGAGAGCGGCTCCGGTGGGAGGAGAAGATAA
- the LOC126619704 gene encoding chromatin assembly factor 1 subunit FAS1-like isoform X4 has product MTCEAAVIDGGNDPSSQKSTNQDRVRKTQKRKRASLDPECLGVEAKSVKVQSFRKQLDGLFGYYKEVMGQKLDLDPKQCVNNVNSIIGALIEESGLPLSKLVEEVFDKVKNRNEVFGNVTLAYVKSIVLFVGQRVMYGVPNVDADVLEDESESCLWCWETRDVKLMPASVRGVLNIRRTCRRKIHERITAVSGMTMALQNPENDQNYIHYLMKASEQLDKALSEEKIRSLIDRLSVKNGADVAKKEAKREEKLLIKQMERDKREAEKEKKRLERERQKEELQSEKQLKRLQGESEKDEKRREKEESEMRKLQRKQQEDAEREQRRREKEEAELKKKLSIKKQASIMERFVKRSKTIVACQNDQFLTKAIVSESLGKNSESMPDVVTQSMDHTLSSNMEISADDIRRSHLSSWCHVGYVIRSNRSQHWGRRQKPKTELFKELKLTTSKELVHGDDLSTEKLADRWGEEVCNDKSCQTNTDCSLADVKRCKLGKQLFQFDKSCRPAFYGIWPKKSHVVGPCHPFRKDPDLDYDVDSDEEWEEEEPGENLSDCDKDDEEESLEEGCSKPDDEDESEDGFFVPDGYLSENEGVQVDRMETDTTFEETRSSLSIKQDLESEKFSILLRQQKYLGNLTERALQKNQPLIISNMAHDKVSLLKADDLNGTLKLEQMCLQALSIHVFPGSSPVEISVDGIQGDDQEVCLSIGNRCSKSTSSVTVIPESDLPAIVSVIQSCSQSINKVLQTLQHKFPAVSKSQLRNKVREISNFVDSRWQVKKEILDKVGLSISPEKSAGRSKNIATFFSKRCLPPTGKSFTPNENSPQVAGKASSVEGDQSCT; this is encoded by the exons ATGACGTGTGAAGCGGCGGTAATCGACGGCGGAAATGACCCGAGCAGCCAGAAATCTACCAACCAAGATCGGGTGAGGAAGACCCAGAAGCGAAAGAGGGCTAGCTTGGACCCAGAGTGTTTGGGAGTTGAGGCGAAAAGTGTAAAGGTTCAATCTTTTCGCAAGCAGCTTGATGGGTTGTTTGGGTACTACAAGGAAGTGATGGGTCAGAAATTAGATTTAGATCCGAAGCAATGTGTGAACAATGTGAACTCGATCATTGGGGCTTTGATCGAAGAGAGTGGGCTGCCATTGTCCAAGCTTGTTGAGGAGGTCTTTGACAAGGTCAAGAACCGAAATGAGGTTTTTGGGAATGTGACTTTGGCCTATGTGAAGAGCATTGTTCTCTTTGTTGGGCAAAGAGTGATGTATGGCGTACCGAATGTTGATGCTGATGTGTTGGAGGACGAGTCCGAGTCCTGTCTCTGGTGTTGGGAG ACAAGAGATGTAAAGTTGATGCCAGCATCTGTGCGAGGAGTATTGAATATTAGGCGTACGTGTCGAAGAAAGATCCATGAGAGGATTACTGCTGTTTCTG GAATGACAATGGCACTACAAAATCCCGAGAACGACCAAAATTACATACATTACCTGATGAAGGCATCAGAACAGCTTGATAAAGCGCTGTCGGAGGAAAAGATTCGCTCGTTAATAGATCGCTTATCAGTGAAAAATGGTGCAGACGT GGcaaagaaggaagcaaaaagagaagaaaaactaCTAATTAAACAAATGGAAAGAGATAAACGAGAGGctgagaaagagaaaaaaagattgGAACGTGAGCGGCAAAAGGAAGAGTTGCAAAGT GAGAAACAGTTAAAGCGGCTGCAAGGGGAGTCAGAAAAAGATGAAAAGCGTCGTGAAAAAGAAGAGTCTGAAATGAGGAAACTGCAGAGGAAGCAGCAAGAGGATGCTGAAAGAGAACAACGCCGTCGAGAAAAGGAAGAAgctgaattgaaaaaaaaactttccatAAAAAAGCAGGCTTCAATTATGGAACGATTTGTCAAAAGAAGCAAAACGATCGTAGCATGCCAGAATGACCAATTCCTAACTAAAGCAATTGTCTCCGAATCATTGGGTAAAAACAGTGAAAGTATGCCTGATGTAGTAACTCAGTCAATGGATCACACTCTTTCATCTAATATGGAGATTAGTGCTGACGATATACGCAG GTCACACTTGTCTTCTTGGTGCCACGTTGGTTATGTTATTCGTTCAAACAGAAGCCAACACTGGGGCCGACGTCAGAAGCCTAAGACTGAACTATTTAAGGAATTGAAGCTCACAACCAGTAAAGAGCTAGTTCATGGTGATGATTTAAGCACGGAGAAACTTGCGGATAGATGGGGAGAAGAAGTTTGCAATGATAAATCATGTCAGACTAATACAGATTGTTCTCTTGCTGATGTTAAAAGATGCAAGCTGGGAAAGCAGTTGTTTCAATTTGATAAAAGCTGTAGACCTGCATTTTATGGTATATGGCCTAAGAAAAG TCATGTTGTTGGACCATGCCACCCTTTTAGGAAGGACCCAGACTTGGATTATGACGTTGACAGCGATGAGGAGTGGGAAGAG GAGGAGCCTGGAGAAAACCTCTCAGATTGCGATAAAGATGACGAAGAAGAAAGCTTGGAAGAGGGTTGTTCTAAACctgatgatgaagatgaaagTGAAGATGGCTTTTTTGTACCTGATGGGTATCTCTCAGAAAATGAG GGTGTACAGGTTGACAGGATGGAAACTGATACAACATTTGAGGAGACCAGAAGCTCACTCAGTATTAAGCAAGATTTAGAGAGTGAAAAATTCTCTATATTGCTTCGACAGCAAAAATATTTAGGGAATTTGACAGAACGTGCTCTTCAGAAAAATCAGCCTTTAATTATATCAAATATGGCGCATGACAAGGTCTCTTTGTTAAAGGCTGACGATCTTAATGGTACTCTTAAGCTGGAACAGATGTGCTTGCAAGCTCTGAGTATTCATGTATTTCCTGGTAGCTCACCTGTGGAGATATCAGTTGATGGCATACAAGGGGACGACCAAGAAGTTTGTCTTTCAATTGGCAATCGCTGTAGTAAATCAACCTCTTCCGTGACAGTTATACCAGAATCAGATTTGCCTGCAATA GTGTCCGTCATTCAGTCATGCTCACAGAGCATCAATAAGGTGTTACAAACTTTGCAACACAAGTTCCCAGCTGTATCTAAGTCTCAGTTAAGGAATAAAGTGCGAGAGATATCAAATTTTGTGGATAGCCGCTGGCAG gtgaagaaagaaattttggacaAAGTTGGCTTGTCAATATCTCCTG AAAAGAGTGCTGGGCGGAGCAAGAATATAGCTACCTTTTTCTCGAAAAGGTGCTTGCCGCCTACTGGCAAAAGCTTTACTCCTAATGAAAATTCACCTCAGGTAGCCGGGAAGGCAAGTTCTGTGGAAGGGGATCAGAGTTGCACGTAG
- the LOC126619704 gene encoding chromatin assembly factor 1 subunit FAS1-like isoform X2 — translation MTCEAAVIDGGNDPSSQKSTNQDRVRKTQKRKRASLDPECLGVEAKSVKVQSFRKQLDGLFGYYKEVMGQKLDLDPKQCVNNVNSIIGALIEESGLPLSKLVEEVFDKVKNRNEVFGNVTLAYVKSIVLFVGQRVMYGVPNVDADVLEDESESCLWCWETRDVKLMPASVRGVLNIRRTCRRKIHERITAVSGMTMALQNPENDQNYIHYLMKASEQLDKALSEEKIRSLIDRLSVKNGADVAKKEAKREEKLLIKQMERDKREAEKEKKRLERERQKEELQSEKQLKRLQGESEKDEKRREKEESEMRKLQRKQQEDAEREQRRREKEEAELKKKLSIKKQASIMERFVKRSKTIVACQNDQFLTKAIVSESLGKNSESMPDVVTQSMDHTLSSNMEISADDIRRSHLSSWCHVGYVIRSNRSQHWGRRQKPKTELFKELKLTTSKELVHGDDLSTEKLADRWGEEVCNDKSCQTNTDCSLADVKRCKLGKQLFQFDKSCRPAFYGIWPKKSHVVGPCHPFRKDPDLDYDVDSDEEWEEEEPGENLSDCDKDDEEESLEEGCSKPDDEDESEDGFFVPDGYLSENEGVQVDRMETDTTFEETRSSLSIKQDLESEKFSILLRQQKYLGNLTERALQKNQPLIISNMAHDKVSLLKADDLNGTLKLEQMCLQALSIHVFPGSSPVEISVDGIQGDDQEVCLSIGNRCSKSTSSVTVIPESDLPAIVSVIQSCSQSINKVLQTLQHKFPAVSKSQLRNKVREISNFVDSRWQVKKEILDKVGLSISPGMCDSVQMEKSAGRSKNIATFFSKRCLPPTGKSFTPNENSPQVAGKASSVEGDQSCT, via the exons ATGACGTGTGAAGCGGCGGTAATCGACGGCGGAAATGACCCGAGCAGCCAGAAATCTACCAACCAAGATCGGGTGAGGAAGACCCAGAAGCGAAAGAGGGCTAGCTTGGACCCAGAGTGTTTGGGAGTTGAGGCGAAAAGTGTAAAGGTTCAATCTTTTCGCAAGCAGCTTGATGGGTTGTTTGGGTACTACAAGGAAGTGATGGGTCAGAAATTAGATTTAGATCCGAAGCAATGTGTGAACAATGTGAACTCGATCATTGGGGCTTTGATCGAAGAGAGTGGGCTGCCATTGTCCAAGCTTGTTGAGGAGGTCTTTGACAAGGTCAAGAACCGAAATGAGGTTTTTGGGAATGTGACTTTGGCCTATGTGAAGAGCATTGTTCTCTTTGTTGGGCAAAGAGTGATGTATGGCGTACCGAATGTTGATGCTGATGTGTTGGAGGACGAGTCCGAGTCCTGTCTCTGGTGTTGGGAG ACAAGAGATGTAAAGTTGATGCCAGCATCTGTGCGAGGAGTATTGAATATTAGGCGTACGTGTCGAAGAAAGATCCATGAGAGGATTACTGCTGTTTCTG GAATGACAATGGCACTACAAAATCCCGAGAACGACCAAAATTACATACATTACCTGATGAAGGCATCAGAACAGCTTGATAAAGCGCTGTCGGAGGAAAAGATTCGCTCGTTAATAGATCGCTTATCAGTGAAAAATGGTGCAGACGT GGcaaagaaggaagcaaaaagagaagaaaaactaCTAATTAAACAAATGGAAAGAGATAAACGAGAGGctgagaaagagaaaaaaagattgGAACGTGAGCGGCAAAAGGAAGAGTTGCAAAGT GAGAAACAGTTAAAGCGGCTGCAAGGGGAGTCAGAAAAAGATGAAAAGCGTCGTGAAAAAGAAGAGTCTGAAATGAGGAAACTGCAGAGGAAGCAGCAAGAGGATGCTGAAAGAGAACAACGCCGTCGAGAAAAGGAAGAAgctgaattgaaaaaaaaactttccatAAAAAAGCAGGCTTCAATTATGGAACGATTTGTCAAAAGAAGCAAAACGATCGTAGCATGCCAGAATGACCAATTCCTAACTAAAGCAATTGTCTCCGAATCATTGGGTAAAAACAGTGAAAGTATGCCTGATGTAGTAACTCAGTCAATGGATCACACTCTTTCATCTAATATGGAGATTAGTGCTGACGATATACGCAG GTCACACTTGTCTTCTTGGTGCCACGTTGGTTATGTTATTCGTTCAAACAGAAGCCAACACTGGGGCCGACGTCAGAAGCCTAAGACTGAACTATTTAAGGAATTGAAGCTCACAACCAGTAAAGAGCTAGTTCATGGTGATGATTTAAGCACGGAGAAACTTGCGGATAGATGGGGAGAAGAAGTTTGCAATGATAAATCATGTCAGACTAATACAGATTGTTCTCTTGCTGATGTTAAAAGATGCAAGCTGGGAAAGCAGTTGTTTCAATTTGATAAAAGCTGTAGACCTGCATTTTATGGTATATGGCCTAAGAAAAG TCATGTTGTTGGACCATGCCACCCTTTTAGGAAGGACCCAGACTTGGATTATGACGTTGACAGCGATGAGGAGTGGGAAGAG GAGGAGCCTGGAGAAAACCTCTCAGATTGCGATAAAGATGACGAAGAAGAAAGCTTGGAAGAGGGTTGTTCTAAACctgatgatgaagatgaaagTGAAGATGGCTTTTTTGTACCTGATGGGTATCTCTCAGAAAATGAG GGTGTACAGGTTGACAGGATGGAAACTGATACAACATTTGAGGAGACCAGAAGCTCACTCAGTATTAAGCAAGATTTAGAGAGTGAAAAATTCTCTATATTGCTTCGACAGCAAAAATATTTAGGGAATTTGACAGAACGTGCTCTTCAGAAAAATCAGCCTTTAATTATATCAAATATGGCGCATGACAAGGTCTCTTTGTTAAAGGCTGACGATCTTAATGGTACTCTTAAGCTGGAACAGATGTGCTTGCAAGCTCTGAGTATTCATGTATTTCCTGGTAGCTCACCTGTGGAGATATCAGTTGATGGCATACAAGGGGACGACCAAGAAGTTTGTCTTTCAATTGGCAATCGCTGTAGTAAATCAACCTCTTCCGTGACAGTTATACCAGAATCAGATTTGCCTGCAATA GTGTCCGTCATTCAGTCATGCTCACAGAGCATCAATAAGGTGTTACAAACTTTGCAACACAAGTTCCCAGCTGTATCTAAGTCTCAGTTAAGGAATAAAGTGCGAGAGATATCAAATTTTGTGGATAGCCGCTGGCAG gtgaagaaagaaattttggacaAAGTTGGCTTGTCAATATCTCCTGGTATGTGTGACTCTGTTCAGATGG AAAAGAGTGCTGGGCGGAGCAAGAATATAGCTACCTTTTTCTCGAAAAGGTGCTTGCCGCCTACTGGCAAAAGCTTTACTCCTAATGAAAATTCACCTCAGGTAGCCGGGAAGGCAAGTTCTGTGGAAGGGGATCAGAGTTGCACGTAG
- the LOC126619704 gene encoding chromatin assembly factor 1 subunit FAS1-like isoform X3, whose translation MTCEAAVIDGGNDPSSQKSTNQDRVRKTQKRKRASLDPECLGVEAKSVKVQSFRKQLDGLFGYYKEVMGQKLDLDPKQCVNNVNSIIGALIEESGLPLSKLVEEVFDKVKNRNEVFGNVTLAYVKSIVLFVGQRVMYGVPNVDADVLEDESESCLWCWETRDVKLMPASVRGVLNIRRTCRRKIHERITAVSGMTMALQNPENDQNYIHYLMKASEQLDKALSEEKIRSLIDRLSVKNGADVAKKEAKREEKLLIKQMERDKREAEKEKKRLERERQKEELQSLKRLQGESEKDEKRREKEESEMRKLQRKQQEDAEREQRRREKEEAELKKKLSIKKQASIMERFVKRSKTIVACQNDQFLTKAIVSESLGKNSESMPDVVTQSMDHTLSSNMEISADDIRRSHLSSWCHVGYVIRSNRSQHWGRRQKPKTELFKELKLTTSKELVHGDDLSTEKLADRWGEEVCNDKSCQTNTDCSLADVKRCKLGKQLFQFDKSCRPAFYGIWPKKSHVVGPCHPFRKDPDLDYDVDSDEEWEEEEPGENLSDCDKDDEEESLEEGCSKPDDEDESEDGFFVPDGYLSENEGVQVDRMETDTTFEETRSSLSIKQDLESEKFSILLRQQKYLGNLTERALQKNQPLIISNMAHDKVSLLKADDLNGTLKLEQMCLQALSIHVFPGSSPVEISVDGIQGDDQEVCLSIGNRCSKSTSSVTVIPESDLPAIVSVIQSCSQSINKVLQTLQHKFPAVSKSQLRNKVREISNFVDSRWQVKKEILDKVGLSISPGMCDSVQMAEKSAGRSKNIATFFSKRCLPPTGKSFTPNENSPQVAGKASSVEGDQSCT comes from the exons ATGACGTGTGAAGCGGCGGTAATCGACGGCGGAAATGACCCGAGCAGCCAGAAATCTACCAACCAAGATCGGGTGAGGAAGACCCAGAAGCGAAAGAGGGCTAGCTTGGACCCAGAGTGTTTGGGAGTTGAGGCGAAAAGTGTAAAGGTTCAATCTTTTCGCAAGCAGCTTGATGGGTTGTTTGGGTACTACAAGGAAGTGATGGGTCAGAAATTAGATTTAGATCCGAAGCAATGTGTGAACAATGTGAACTCGATCATTGGGGCTTTGATCGAAGAGAGTGGGCTGCCATTGTCCAAGCTTGTTGAGGAGGTCTTTGACAAGGTCAAGAACCGAAATGAGGTTTTTGGGAATGTGACTTTGGCCTATGTGAAGAGCATTGTTCTCTTTGTTGGGCAAAGAGTGATGTATGGCGTACCGAATGTTGATGCTGATGTGTTGGAGGACGAGTCCGAGTCCTGTCTCTGGTGTTGGGAG ACAAGAGATGTAAAGTTGATGCCAGCATCTGTGCGAGGAGTATTGAATATTAGGCGTACGTGTCGAAGAAAGATCCATGAGAGGATTACTGCTGTTTCTG GAATGACAATGGCACTACAAAATCCCGAGAACGACCAAAATTACATACATTACCTGATGAAGGCATCAGAACAGCTTGATAAAGCGCTGTCGGAGGAAAAGATTCGCTCGTTAATAGATCGCTTATCAGTGAAAAATGGTGCAGACGT GGcaaagaaggaagcaaaaagagaagaaaaactaCTAATTAAACAAATGGAAAGAGATAAACGAGAGGctgagaaagagaaaaaaagattgGAACGTGAGCGGCAAAAGGAAGAGTTGCAAAGT TTAAAGCGGCTGCAAGGGGAGTCAGAAAAAGATGAAAAGCGTCGTGAAAAAGAAGAGTCTGAAATGAGGAAACTGCAGAGGAAGCAGCAAGAGGATGCTGAAAGAGAACAACGCCGTCGAGAAAAGGAAGAAgctgaattgaaaaaaaaactttccatAAAAAAGCAGGCTTCAATTATGGAACGATTTGTCAAAAGAAGCAAAACGATCGTAGCATGCCAGAATGACCAATTCCTAACTAAAGCAATTGTCTCCGAATCATTGGGTAAAAACAGTGAAAGTATGCCTGATGTAGTAACTCAGTCAATGGATCACACTCTTTCATCTAATATGGAGATTAGTGCTGACGATATACGCAG GTCACACTTGTCTTCTTGGTGCCACGTTGGTTATGTTATTCGTTCAAACAGAAGCCAACACTGGGGCCGACGTCAGAAGCCTAAGACTGAACTATTTAAGGAATTGAAGCTCACAACCAGTAAAGAGCTAGTTCATGGTGATGATTTAAGCACGGAGAAACTTGCGGATAGATGGGGAGAAGAAGTTTGCAATGATAAATCATGTCAGACTAATACAGATTGTTCTCTTGCTGATGTTAAAAGATGCAAGCTGGGAAAGCAGTTGTTTCAATTTGATAAAAGCTGTAGACCTGCATTTTATGGTATATGGCCTAAGAAAAG TCATGTTGTTGGACCATGCCACCCTTTTAGGAAGGACCCAGACTTGGATTATGACGTTGACAGCGATGAGGAGTGGGAAGAG GAGGAGCCTGGAGAAAACCTCTCAGATTGCGATAAAGATGACGAAGAAGAAAGCTTGGAAGAGGGTTGTTCTAAACctgatgatgaagatgaaagTGAAGATGGCTTTTTTGTACCTGATGGGTATCTCTCAGAAAATGAG GGTGTACAGGTTGACAGGATGGAAACTGATACAACATTTGAGGAGACCAGAAGCTCACTCAGTATTAAGCAAGATTTAGAGAGTGAAAAATTCTCTATATTGCTTCGACAGCAAAAATATTTAGGGAATTTGACAGAACGTGCTCTTCAGAAAAATCAGCCTTTAATTATATCAAATATGGCGCATGACAAGGTCTCTTTGTTAAAGGCTGACGATCTTAATGGTACTCTTAAGCTGGAACAGATGTGCTTGCAAGCTCTGAGTATTCATGTATTTCCTGGTAGCTCACCTGTGGAGATATCAGTTGATGGCATACAAGGGGACGACCAAGAAGTTTGTCTTTCAATTGGCAATCGCTGTAGTAAATCAACCTCTTCCGTGACAGTTATACCAGAATCAGATTTGCCTGCAATA GTGTCCGTCATTCAGTCATGCTCACAGAGCATCAATAAGGTGTTACAAACTTTGCAACACAAGTTCCCAGCTGTATCTAAGTCTCAGTTAAGGAATAAAGTGCGAGAGATATCAAATTTTGTGGATAGCCGCTGGCAG gtgaagaaagaaattttggacaAAGTTGGCTTGTCAATATCTCCTGGTATGTGTGACTCTGTTCAGATGG CAGAAAAGAGTGCTGGGCGGAGCAAGAATATAGCTACCTTTTTCTCGAAAAGGTGCTTGCCGCCTACTGGCAAAAGCTTTACTCCTAATGAAAATTCACCTCAGGTAGCCGGGAAGGCAAGTTCTGTGGAAGGGGATCAGAGTTGCACGTAG
- the LOC126619704 gene encoding chromatin assembly factor 1 subunit FAS1-like isoform X1, whose product MTCEAAVIDGGNDPSSQKSTNQDRVRKTQKRKRASLDPECLGVEAKSVKVQSFRKQLDGLFGYYKEVMGQKLDLDPKQCVNNVNSIIGALIEESGLPLSKLVEEVFDKVKNRNEVFGNVTLAYVKSIVLFVGQRVMYGVPNVDADVLEDESESCLWCWETRDVKLMPASVRGVLNIRRTCRRKIHERITAVSGMTMALQNPENDQNYIHYLMKASEQLDKALSEEKIRSLIDRLSVKNGADVAKKEAKREEKLLIKQMERDKREAEKEKKRLERERQKEELQSEKQLKRLQGESEKDEKRREKEESEMRKLQRKQQEDAEREQRRREKEEAELKKKLSIKKQASIMERFVKRSKTIVACQNDQFLTKAIVSESLGKNSESMPDVVTQSMDHTLSSNMEISADDIRRSHLSSWCHVGYVIRSNRSQHWGRRQKPKTELFKELKLTTSKELVHGDDLSTEKLADRWGEEVCNDKSCQTNTDCSLADVKRCKLGKQLFQFDKSCRPAFYGIWPKKSHVVGPCHPFRKDPDLDYDVDSDEEWEEEEPGENLSDCDKDDEEESLEEGCSKPDDEDESEDGFFVPDGYLSENEGVQVDRMETDTTFEETRSSLSIKQDLESEKFSILLRQQKYLGNLTERALQKNQPLIISNMAHDKVSLLKADDLNGTLKLEQMCLQALSIHVFPGSSPVEISVDGIQGDDQEVCLSIGNRCSKSTSSVTVIPESDLPAIVSVIQSCSQSINKVLQTLQHKFPAVSKSQLRNKVREISNFVDSRWQVKKEILDKVGLSISPGMCDSVQMAEKSAGRSKNIATFFSKRCLPPTGKSFTPNENSPQVAGKASSVEGDQSCT is encoded by the exons ATGACGTGTGAAGCGGCGGTAATCGACGGCGGAAATGACCCGAGCAGCCAGAAATCTACCAACCAAGATCGGGTGAGGAAGACCCAGAAGCGAAAGAGGGCTAGCTTGGACCCAGAGTGTTTGGGAGTTGAGGCGAAAAGTGTAAAGGTTCAATCTTTTCGCAAGCAGCTTGATGGGTTGTTTGGGTACTACAAGGAAGTGATGGGTCAGAAATTAGATTTAGATCCGAAGCAATGTGTGAACAATGTGAACTCGATCATTGGGGCTTTGATCGAAGAGAGTGGGCTGCCATTGTCCAAGCTTGTTGAGGAGGTCTTTGACAAGGTCAAGAACCGAAATGAGGTTTTTGGGAATGTGACTTTGGCCTATGTGAAGAGCATTGTTCTCTTTGTTGGGCAAAGAGTGATGTATGGCGTACCGAATGTTGATGCTGATGTGTTGGAGGACGAGTCCGAGTCCTGTCTCTGGTGTTGGGAG ACAAGAGATGTAAAGTTGATGCCAGCATCTGTGCGAGGAGTATTGAATATTAGGCGTACGTGTCGAAGAAAGATCCATGAGAGGATTACTGCTGTTTCTG GAATGACAATGGCACTACAAAATCCCGAGAACGACCAAAATTACATACATTACCTGATGAAGGCATCAGAACAGCTTGATAAAGCGCTGTCGGAGGAAAAGATTCGCTCGTTAATAGATCGCTTATCAGTGAAAAATGGTGCAGACGT GGcaaagaaggaagcaaaaagagaagaaaaactaCTAATTAAACAAATGGAAAGAGATAAACGAGAGGctgagaaagagaaaaaaagattgGAACGTGAGCGGCAAAAGGAAGAGTTGCAAAGT GAGAAACAGTTAAAGCGGCTGCAAGGGGAGTCAGAAAAAGATGAAAAGCGTCGTGAAAAAGAAGAGTCTGAAATGAGGAAACTGCAGAGGAAGCAGCAAGAGGATGCTGAAAGAGAACAACGCCGTCGAGAAAAGGAAGAAgctgaattgaaaaaaaaactttccatAAAAAAGCAGGCTTCAATTATGGAACGATTTGTCAAAAGAAGCAAAACGATCGTAGCATGCCAGAATGACCAATTCCTAACTAAAGCAATTGTCTCCGAATCATTGGGTAAAAACAGTGAAAGTATGCCTGATGTAGTAACTCAGTCAATGGATCACACTCTTTCATCTAATATGGAGATTAGTGCTGACGATATACGCAG GTCACACTTGTCTTCTTGGTGCCACGTTGGTTATGTTATTCGTTCAAACAGAAGCCAACACTGGGGCCGACGTCAGAAGCCTAAGACTGAACTATTTAAGGAATTGAAGCTCACAACCAGTAAAGAGCTAGTTCATGGTGATGATTTAAGCACGGAGAAACTTGCGGATAGATGGGGAGAAGAAGTTTGCAATGATAAATCATGTCAGACTAATACAGATTGTTCTCTTGCTGATGTTAAAAGATGCAAGCTGGGAAAGCAGTTGTTTCAATTTGATAAAAGCTGTAGACCTGCATTTTATGGTATATGGCCTAAGAAAAG TCATGTTGTTGGACCATGCCACCCTTTTAGGAAGGACCCAGACTTGGATTATGACGTTGACAGCGATGAGGAGTGGGAAGAG GAGGAGCCTGGAGAAAACCTCTCAGATTGCGATAAAGATGACGAAGAAGAAAGCTTGGAAGAGGGTTGTTCTAAACctgatgatgaagatgaaagTGAAGATGGCTTTTTTGTACCTGATGGGTATCTCTCAGAAAATGAG GGTGTACAGGTTGACAGGATGGAAACTGATACAACATTTGAGGAGACCAGAAGCTCACTCAGTATTAAGCAAGATTTAGAGAGTGAAAAATTCTCTATATTGCTTCGACAGCAAAAATATTTAGGGAATTTGACAGAACGTGCTCTTCAGAAAAATCAGCCTTTAATTATATCAAATATGGCGCATGACAAGGTCTCTTTGTTAAAGGCTGACGATCTTAATGGTACTCTTAAGCTGGAACAGATGTGCTTGCAAGCTCTGAGTATTCATGTATTTCCTGGTAGCTCACCTGTGGAGATATCAGTTGATGGCATACAAGGGGACGACCAAGAAGTTTGTCTTTCAATTGGCAATCGCTGTAGTAAATCAACCTCTTCCGTGACAGTTATACCAGAATCAGATTTGCCTGCAATA GTGTCCGTCATTCAGTCATGCTCACAGAGCATCAATAAGGTGTTACAAACTTTGCAACACAAGTTCCCAGCTGTATCTAAGTCTCAGTTAAGGAATAAAGTGCGAGAGATATCAAATTTTGTGGATAGCCGCTGGCAG gtgaagaaagaaattttggacaAAGTTGGCTTGTCAATATCTCCTGGTATGTGTGACTCTGTTCAGATGG CAGAAAAGAGTGCTGGGCGGAGCAAGAATATAGCTACCTTTTTCTCGAAAAGGTGCTTGCCGCCTACTGGCAAAAGCTTTACTCCTAATGAAAATTCACCTCAGGTAGCCGGGAAGGCAAGTTCTGTGGAAGGGGATCAGAGTTGCACGTAG